The Flavobacterium commune genome contains the following window.
AAGGAAGTTAGCTGGTTCAAAACCTGCATATTTAATTAAATCCATAGTTGCCATTGCAAGACCAGCTCCGTTTACCATACATCCTACAGTACCGTCAAGATCCACATAGTTCAATCCTACTTCTTTAGCTTCTACTTCAATTGGATTTTCTTCACGAACATCACGCATATCAGCATACGTTTTTTGTCTGTATAATGCGTTATCGTCAATATTTACTTTAGCATCAACCGCTAAAATTTTGTTATCAGATGTTTTTAAAACCGGATTGATTTCAAACATAGAAGCGTCTGAACCAATGTATGCTTTATATAAAGAGTCGATGAATTTCACCATTTCTTTAAAAGCATTTCCAGTAACACCTAAATTAAAAGCGATTCTTCTAGCCTGGAAACCTTGCAAACCAACAGCTGGATCAATTTCTTCAGTAAAAATTAAATGAGGCGTATGCTCAGCAACTTCTTCAATATCCATTCCACCTTCAGTAGAATACATAATCATGTTGCGTCCTGTAGCTCTGTTCAATAAAACAGAAACATAAAACTCAGAAGTTTCAGATTCACCAGGATAGTAAACATCCTCAGCAATTAAAACTTTGTGAACGGTTTTCCCCTCAGCAGAAGTTTGAGGAGTTACTAATTGCATTCCGATAATTTCGCTTGCAACAGCTTCCACTTTGTCAATTCCTTTGGCAAGTTTCACACCACCACCTTTTCCACGTCCACCAGCGTGAATTTGGGCTTTTACAACATACCAACTCGTTCCCGTTTCGGTAGTTAATTGTTTTGCAGCAGCAACTGCTTCAACTGGGCTATTAGCAACGATTCCGCGTTGAACGCGAACTCCATAGCTAGCTAAAATCTCTTTTCCTTGATATTCGTGTATGTTCATAATATAGAATTTGTCTGAATCTGATTGTATTTCAGAAAATAAGTCGGACAAAAGTAGCTAAAACGAACTTAAAAGTAAAATCTTTTTAGTGATTTAAAATATCTTATAAATAAAGTTAAAAAAAGATGGTTTTGCCTTTATTTTTTCATCAAAAAAAAGATTTCTCAGCATAAAAACGACCAAGCAGACGTTTTTACCTTTAATTTTATAATATTGAATTTAAAAAAATCAGAAATAATTGTCAAAATAACACGCTAAAACCAAACTATTATTAACAATTTGCTAATACATGGCTTAAATAATGCAATTATTGTTATTATTAATACATTTTTCTATTATTCCTGTAAAAGTAGCTCATAATAGTCTAAATCGATGGATTATATTTAATGAAATATCTATTTTTGTAAAAAAAATTATCAAGCATGAAAGTTAAAGAACAAGGCCTTTATTTGCCAGAATTCGAGCATGAAAACTGTGGAGCTGGTTTTATCTGCAACCTTAAAGGTGAGAAAACAAATCA
Protein-coding sequences here:
- the sucC gene encoding ADP-forming succinate--CoA ligase subunit beta, with the translated sequence MNIHEYQGKEILASYGVRVQRGIVANSPVEAVAAAKQLTTETGTSWYVVKAQIHAGGRGKGGGVKLAKGIDKVEAVASEIIGMQLVTPQTSAEGKTVHKVLIAEDVYYPGESETSEFYVSVLLNRATGRNMIMYSTEGGMDIEEVAEHTPHLIFTEEIDPAVGLQGFQARRIAFNLGVTGNAFKEMVKFIDSLYKAYIGSDASMFEINPVLKTSDNKILAVDAKVNIDDNALYRQKTYADMRDVREENPIEVEAKEVGLNYVDLDGTVGCMVNGAGLAMATMDLIKYAGFEPANFLDVGGTADAKRVETAFRIILKDPNVKAILINIFGGIVRCDRVAQGVVDAYKNMGDAIKVPIIVRLQGTNAEIAKELIDNSGMPILSAVQFQEAADQVQAALS